In Pectobacterium aroidearum, the following are encoded in one genomic region:
- a CDS encoding phage protease produces the protein MKKKLLVAALAAEINKASLGIIQLFPAGEFRARDGRPTECPAWIMTAEVAQALIAAADAQLTPYVIDYEHQTLRAAKNGKPAPASGWFKTLEWREGVGLFAVDVIWTDSAAAMIADGSYRFISPVFSYDKSGRVLQLLHAALTNTPAVDGMDEVMLAAASLLAVTSSTQEDTMDELLERLRWMLNLPITATAEDITAELNKLIDQLASATAGTAAASFNTLSANPFSLIDKLTADAASVAALTAQVANPDPAQWVSVDVMQQSVTEALATANNNTAALAQQQCAELITAALSDGRLLPAQKTWAESLAKSSPDSLKTFLDNAPKIAALTTTQTGGQPPAGVKPKTEIETDADGVVDIAICNMMGVDPAEVAKFVKGEGNE, from the coding sequence GAAAAAGAAATTACTCGTCGCTGCCCTGGCAGCAGAAATCAATAAAGCCTCACTCGGCATCATCCAGTTGTTTCCGGCTGGCGAGTTCCGGGCGCGTGATGGCCGTCCTACAGAATGCCCCGCATGGATTATGACGGCTGAGGTCGCGCAGGCATTGATCGCCGCCGCTGACGCGCAACTGACCCCGTATGTCATCGATTACGAACACCAGACCCTACGTGCAGCAAAGAACGGCAAGCCCGCCCCAGCCTCCGGATGGTTCAAAACGCTGGAGTGGCGCGAAGGCGTCGGCTTGTTTGCCGTCGATGTGATTTGGACAGACAGCGCCGCCGCGATGATTGCTGACGGCTCTTATCGATTTATTTCCCCCGTTTTTTCTTACGACAAGTCAGGCCGTGTCTTGCAGCTCCTGCACGCGGCACTCACGAACACCCCCGCCGTTGACGGTATGGATGAGGTCATGCTTGCCGCAGCCTCGCTTCTCGCCGTCACATCATCAACCCAAGAGGACACTATGGACGAACTACTGGAGCGTCTGCGCTGGATGCTGAATTTACCTATCACAGCAACCGCAGAAGACATTACCGCCGAGCTAAATAAGCTCATTGATCAACTGGCATCGGCAACCGCAGGCACAGCGGCAGCATCATTTAACACGTTGTCTGCTAACCCGTTCAGCCTGATTGACAAGCTGACAGCCGATGCCGCCAGCGTTGCGGCGCTGACTGCACAGGTCGCTAATCCCGACCCCGCTCAGTGGGTTTCTGTCGATGTGATGCAGCAATCCGTCACTGAGGCATTGGCAACAGCGAATAACAATACAGCCGCACTGGCGCAGCAGCAATGCGCGGAGTTGATCACCGCTGCACTGTCTGATGGCCGTCTGTTACCGGCACAAAAAACGTGGGCTGAATCCCTGGCGAAATCCTCCCCGGACAGCCTGAAAACGTTCCTGGACAACGCGCCAAAAATCGCGGCGCTGACCACCACCCAAACTGGGGGCCAACCGCCCGCAGGTGTAAAACCAAAAACCGAAATTGAAACCGACGCTGACGGCGTGGTCGATATCGCTATCTGCAACATGATGGGCGTTGATCCGGCTGAAGTCGCCAAATTTGTAAAAGGAGAAGGAAATGAGTGA